From the Streptomyces sp. Tu 2975 genome, one window contains:
- a CDS encoding DUF6343 family protein: protein MRTGSEPVTARSPLRMRFWLGVWGLLWTAGGTIAFALVGRAGWAIACGVLCVVVAVDLILVVRHIRQGPHYQPGRDVPPYDPDRG, encoded by the coding sequence ATGCGTACTGGGAGTGAACCCGTCACCGCGCGCAGTCCTCTGCGGATGCGTTTCTGGCTCGGCGTGTGGGGTCTCCTCTGGACGGCCGGCGGCACGATCGCCTTCGCGCTGGTGGGCCGGGCCGGCTGGGCCATCGCCTGCGGGGTGCTCTGCGTCGTCGTGGCCGTCGACCTGATCCTGGTCGTGCGGCACATCCGGCAGGGCCCTCACTACCAGCCGGGCCGTGACGTCCCACCGTACGACCCCGATCGGGGCTGA
- a CDS encoding DoxX family protein, producing MSASTPTTPASSLASASAGTVAAAGPGRRTHLAVRTLQMVLALFFAIASAAPKLVGHSSAAEGFDRIGYGDWYMYLVGGLEMAGAVALVIPILSGISALALMGLMIGAFVTQLTVFDGENALTPVVFFVLLAVVAVVRRRHNAELVAFVRDRV from the coding sequence ATGTCCGCCAGCACCCCCACCACGCCCGCCTCCTCCCTCGCGTCCGCTTCCGCCGGAACCGTGGCCGCCGCAGGGCCGGGGCGGCGCACCCACCTTGCCGTACGCACGCTGCAGATGGTGCTCGCACTGTTCTTCGCGATCGCGAGCGCCGCCCCCAAGCTCGTGGGGCACTCGTCCGCGGCGGAGGGGTTCGACAGAATCGGCTACGGCGACTGGTACATGTACCTGGTGGGCGGTCTGGAAATGGCCGGCGCGGTGGCTCTGGTGATCCCGATCCTGTCGGGGATCTCGGCCCTTGCCCTGATGGGACTGATGATCGGCGCGTTCGTGACACAGCTGACCGTGTTCGACGGGGAGAACGCCCTCACTCCGGTCGTCTTCTTCGTGCTGCTCGCCGTCGTCGCGGTTGTCCGCCGCCGCCACAACGCCGAACTCGTCGCCTTTGTGCGCGATCGCGTCTGA